The following DNA comes from Paenibacillus antri.
CGCGGCCGTCCATTCCACGTTCGACCCGTATACTGCCCATGCGAGGACCGCCGCGCCCTGCAGCATCCGACCGAATCGGCTGAAATCGAATTTCGAGCCGAGCACCTGAAGGGCCGCGCTCCGCGGGCGGACGAGCAGGCGGTCGAACTCGCCGGTGACGACGAGCGACGAGAACGCGTCGAAGCCTCGGGCGAAAAATTCGCTCAGCGCGAACGACAGATGCACGACGCCGAAGCACATCGCGACTTCGAAGAACCCCCACCCTTGCAGCTGTCCGAACCGCTCGAACATGAGGTAGAGCCCGGCGAACACAGTGAACGGGACGAGAAACTGTCCGAGCGTGAGCAGCCAGAAGGACGCGCGATACTGCATCTGCGACTTGAAGTGAATCGCCATGTACTTGAAATACAATCTCATCGGCCTCAACCTCCTTGCACGACGACGTTCTTCAGCGCCCGTCGCATCAGCCCGCGTCCGACCAGCGCGAGCGCGGCGAGCCAGAGCAGCTGGATCGGAATGCCTTGCAGCGCCTCTATCGTCCCGATCTGTCCGGAGTAGACGCGGAACGGAAAGTCCGTCGTCCAGCGGAAGGGCAGCAGGTTCACGACGGACTGCAGCCATTCGGGCATGAGCGGCACGGGGATGATCATACCCGCCAGAAACTCGCCCGCGACCGCGACGATTAAGATCGACCCGACCGGCGAGAGCGTCCAGAATACCGAGACGTAGATCAGCATCGAAATCGCAACCACGACCATCAGGCCGAGGCACAGCGAGACGAGGAACAAGGCGAACG
Coding sequences within:
- a CDS encoding ABC transporter permease — encoded protein: MRLYFKYMAIHFKSQMQYRASFWLLTLGQFLVPFTVFAGLYLMFERFGQLQGWGFFEVAMCFGVVHLSFALSEFFARGFDAFSSLVVTGEFDRLLVRPRSAALQVLGSKFDFSRFGRMLQGAAVLAWAVYGSNVEWTAAKAATLALMVAGGAFVFTGIFILGATLSFWTVQGLETVNVFTDGGREMSKYPLTIYEKWVTGLFTFVIPFGLVSYLPLLYILGRPPGGPDALYVLMPLGGALFLLPCLLVWRFGVRRYRSTGS